The Parvibaculum sp. DNA segment CAGGCCTCGACTTCTATCCGTCCGCCCTGCGCGGCGAAATCGACGCCATCAACGAGACCGTCTACGACAAGGTCAACAACGGCGTCTACAAGGCGGGCTTCGCGACCGAACAAGCGGTCTATGAGGATGCGGTGACGGCGCTCTTCGCCGAACTCGACCGGCTTGAGGCCCGTCTCGGCACGCAGCCTTATCTCGCGGGCGACCGGATCACGGAAGCGGACTGGCGCCTCTTCACGACGCTGATCCGCTTCGATGCCGTCTATCACGGTCACTTCAAATGCAACCTGCGGCGCATCGCCGACTATCCGAACCTCACTGGGCTTCTGCGCAGGCTCTACAACATGCCGGGCATCGCGGCGGCGGTGAACTTCGATCACATCAAGCAGCACTATTACGGCAGCCACAAAACGATCAACCCCACCGGCATTGTGCCGGCGGGGCCGATCCTCGATCTCGATGAACCGCGCGAAAGGAAACGCGCCGCCTCCTGACGATCAGTTGACCGCCGACTGGCGCTTCTCGAGCACCTGCTTGACGGCGAGGCCGGTATTCCGGTTCTCGCTGTAGCGCATCGAGCGCGGCAGCGCGAAATGATAGGCGCGCAGTGCCGCATCGCTGCTCTGCCGCATATTGCGGTCGACATCGGTGAACACACAGGCATTCGCCTGATGGTTCGACCGGTGGAGATCGTTGCAATGGCGAACCGCCTGGCGAAGCGCGCGCTCCTGCTGGGTGTCGATTTGCGCGAGCGCCGCCTCGTCGTCCGGCAACGCGCTCCAGTCGACGCTGTCTGCTGCCTGCGCGACACCGATCCCGCCAAACGCCAGCGCCGCGACCACGCAACCGCCGATGATCTTCCGTCTCATGGCAACCTCCATCCGCGCGGCCGATTGAGGCCACGCCGTCACAAGCCGCCCCCGCGGGCATTTTCGTAGCCCATAAATGTGGCGAAAAATAATCATGGGCAGAACCCCCGCGCCCTCCTTAAGATCGACCGTCAAAAGCGGGATATGCGAAGGGGATGCGGGTAAATGGGCGGTTTTCCAGACTACGACAAATATGACGGTCTGGGCCTTGCCGCCCTGGTCAAGCGCGGCGATGTGAGCGCGAGCGACCTGCTCGAAGAGGCGATCCTCCGTACCGAAACGATCAATCCGAAGATCAACGCCGTCGTGATGAAGCATTACGACGCGGCCCGCGCGCAGATCGTACGCGGCCTGCCCGACGGTATTTTCAGCGGTGTGCCCTTCCTGCTGAAGGACCTGCACCTGCTGCTCGAAGGCACGGTGACGACCTATGGCTCGGCATTGTTCGAGGGCAACAAGGCCGATCACAATTCGACACTGACCGAACGCTACCTGAAGGCCGGCCTCGTGATCTTCGGCAAGACCAACTCGCCCGAGTTCGGCCTCGCCGGAACGACCGAGCCGCAGCTCTATGGCCCGACGCGCAATCCCTGGAACTTCAATCACTCCGCCGGCGGTTCGTCGGGCGGCGCGGCGGCGGCGGTCGCGGCCGGCATCCTGCCTTTCGCCAATGCCAGCGACGGCGGCGGCTCGATCCGCATTCCAGCCGCCGCCTGCGGCCTCTTCGGGTTGAAACCGACACGCGGCCGCACGCCGATGGGTCCCGATCGCGGCGAGGGCTGGGCGGGCCTCTCGATCTCGCATGTCGTCTCGCGCAGTGTCCGCGACAGCGCCGCCGCGCTCGATGCGACCGCGGGCGATGCACCGGGCGATCCCTACGCGGCCCCAGCGCCGGCGCGGCCGTTCCTTCAGGAAGTCGGCGCCAAACCCGGCCGCCTGCGCATCGCCTTCACGACGCAGCGCTCCGACGGTTCGCAATGTCACCCCGATGTCGTTGCGGCGGTGAAGGAAGCGGCCGCGCTATGCGCGAACCTCGGCCATCATGTCGAGGAAGCCGCACCGCCCCTCAGCCGCGAGGAAATCTCGAAGCATCAGGCGACCATCGTCGGCGCCAACACCGCACTGACCTTCCGCCAGCGCGCCGCAGCGCTTGGCCGCGAGGTGACGCAGAACGATGTCGAGCACATCACCTGGCTGATCGCCCGAGCCGCCGAAGCGCGGGGCAGCACCGATTACGCCGAGGCAACGCTCTTCATCCACCGCCTCGGCCGCCAGATCGCGGCCTTCCAGAAAAATTTCGACCTGCTGCTGGCGCCGACGCTCGGCGTCCCGCCCATCCCGCTCGGCACGCTCGACATGATGACGGAGGATGTCGGCGAATATATGCGCGTTAGCTACGAATACATGCCGGGCACCGCCATCGCCAACATGACCGGCCAGCCCTCGATGTCGGTGCCGCTCCACTGGAATGCGGCGGGCCTGCCCATCGGCACGATGTTCACCGGCCGCTTCGGCGACGAGGCGACGCTGCTCCGTCTCGCCGCGCAACTGGAAGAAGCAAATCCCTGGGCCGAGCGGCGGCCGGCGTTCTGAACGTCACCACAATTCGTCCGGCGCGCGGCCTTCGGCAATTTCGGCGATGCGCCGCCGCGTCGACGCGCTGATGCCCTCCGGCAGCGCATCGACCGCGAAAAATCCCGCCTCGGCAATCTCCGGGCTTTGGCGCGGCACCTGCTCGTAGGTGCCGTGGTCGAGCACGTAGAGCGCCACATGATCGGATTTGAATTCGCGGAAATTGGCATAGAGCCCGGCAAGCCGCGCCGCGCCGTGCAGGAGCACGCCGGCCTCCTCGTCAAGCTCGCGCCGGAGCGAGGCCAGCATGGTTTCCCCGCGCTCGACGCCGCCGCCCGGCAGGTACCAGCCGCCAATATAGGTATGCCGCACCAGCAGCACCCGCCCCTCCGCGTCGAACACGACGGCCCGCACGCCGGCCGTCAGCGGCCGCCGGACACGCCAGTAAAGCCGCGCCATCGGGCGGGCAATCTTCCACGCAAGGACACGAAAATCGGCCATCGCCTCAATCTAGCACGGGGTCCGGCCGCGGCCGCCTTTAGATGTCGTCAACCCTCGCCGCGTAGTCTCGGTGCGGGCGGCGCGTCTTTGCGTCGGGACAGGCAGAACGGTATGGGCCTTTTTTCGAATCTGATCGCCCGGCGGAAACTCGAACCGCCGGAGCCGGTCGAAACGCCGCGCGTGACGCAGGCGGCGCTGAAGCGCGCCTTGCGCAGCACCGCCAGCGCCTCCGGCTCGCAATTCGCCGCCGAACTCGGCCAGCGCATCGCCACCGCCCTCAGCACCGTTGAAACCGCCGTGCTCGCCATCGACGCCGTGACCGAGCGGCTGCGCGAAGCGGCCGATCTGGTGGCCGACGCCGGCCGCAATGCCGACATCGGACGCCGTGCCCTGCTGGCCGGCCGCTACGACGATTTGCGCGCCGAGATCGACGCCATCGTCGGATCGGCCTCGCACAACCGCGTCAACCTGATCGGGGGCCGGCGCATCGGCGGGCAGCACACAAGTTTCGAAATCGCGCTCGACGGCGAGGACCGCGCCGGTATTTCAATCTCGGTCGTCAACCTGACGACCGGCGAGGGCGGCTTGTCGCTGTCCCCGCCGCGCGACGCCTTTGCCGGCGATGCCGAAATCGAGGCCATCTCGGCCGAAATCGCCGCCGCCCGCGCCACGGCGGCAGCCGCCGCCGAACGCTTTTCCGACCACGCGGCGCTGATCGCCGACCGGCTGGCCCGCCTCATCGCCATTGCAGGCTCCCATCCGGTCGAAACGCAGCTCCCGACCGGCGCCGATGCCGAAGATCCCGATGCACCGGCCCACCCCGACACCGAATACGAACTCGGCATGGGTGCCGTCGAGGAAAAGCTCCGTGCGCTCGCCAGCCGCCTGAACGGCGACAAGCCGGGCGGCGACGCGGACAGCTGACCGCATCGCCGCCCGCCTTGTGCTAGCATGCCCTCCAAAACAGGAGGTCGCGCAAGATGACGCTGCACAATGCGGGTGAAAACCTGGCCCATGAAGGCCCCAACGCCGAACAGATCGAATACTGGAACGGCGACGCCGGTTCCCGCTGGGCGCGCTATCAGGACAAGCTCGACGGCCTGCTGCAGCCCTTCTCGGACGCGATGCTGCGCATCGCCGCGGTGAAGCCCGGCGATCGGACCATCGATGTCGGTTGCGGCTGCGGCGCCACGACACTCGAGCTTGCGGCGCGCGCCGGTGCCGGCGGAAAGACGCTCGGCGTCGATATTTCCGCACCGATGATCGCCCGCGCCCGGCAACGCGCGGAGGAAATGAAAAGCCCGGCCGAATTCATGCTGGCCGACGCATCGTCACATCCCTTCGCACCGGCATCCTTCGATCTTCTGGCATCGCGCTTCGGCATCATGTTCTTTCTCGAGCCGGTGCCAGCCTTCGCGCATATGCGCAAGGCGCTCGCGCCCGGCGGCCGGGTCGCCTTCGCCTGCTGGCGGCCGATGAAGGAAAACCCCTGGATCGCGGCGCCGCTTTTCGCCGCCCTGCCCCACATCCCCAAGCAGGAGCCCGCGATCCCCGGCGCGCCCGGCCCCTTCGCCTTCGACGACCGCGACCGCTTGCACGGCGTTCTGACAAAAGCAGGCTACAGCGCCGTCGAGATCGAACCCTTCGACGCTCCCCTCTCGGTCGGCACCGGCGCCGATCCCGTCGCCGACGCGCTGCAACAGACGCTCGACATCGGTCCGCTTGCCCGCATTTTCAGGGAGCTGAACGACGAGCAGCGCCGCCTGTCGACCGCCGCCGTGCGCGAGGCGCTGGCCCGTCATGTCGCGGATGGACGCGTGGTCATGGGCGGCGCGGTCTGGCTCGTAACGGCACGCGCCTGAGCGCCGAAACCGCCGATTTCCCGGCAAATTTGTCTCCCATCCGCCAGCCGCCGGTTCCTTTTTCTTAAGGAACGGCGATTAAGGTTGATTCCGGTAAAGGTTGAGACGGGGGGAATGATGAGCGGCACGTCTGTGCAGCCGTCATTGTCCGTTTCGTATCCGGGTGGGGGCATGACGCAATCGATCTTCAAATCGCTGACCGTTCTGGTCGTCGACGACAGCGCCTATATGCGGCATCTGCTGATGACGCTGCTGCACGCGCTGGGCGTCAGCGACGTTCACGTGGCGGCCGAAGGCGACGAGGCGTGGGAAATGTTCCGGCGCTACGAGCCTGACATCGTCATCACCGACGCGGCAATGCTGCCGGTCGACGGCTTTTCCTTCGCCGAACGGCTGCGCAACATCACCGGCGGCGGGCTCGGCATGGTGCCGATCATCATGGTGTCAGGCCACACCGATCTTGCGTCGATCGAGCGCGCACGCGACGTCGGCATCACCGAGTTCCTGTCCAAACCCATCTCCGCCCGCAGCCTCTATCAGCGTCTGATCCAGGTGATCGACCGTCCGCGCCAGTTCGTCGAAACGCCGACCTATCGCGGCCCCGACCGCCGCCGCCGCAACCAGCCCTATGACGGCGTCGACCGTCGCGGCGCGGTGGCACTTTTGTGAGGGACTGACCGATGACCGACCGAAAAAACAAGAATCGCGGCACGTCGAACGGCGAAAAGCCGGCCGATGTGCGTTTCGTCCGTGTACCTTCGATCGCGGAGCGCAAGCTCGGCACCGACTATGTCGCGCCGATGCGTCTCGACCCCCGCGTTCTCGAGCAGATGCAGACGACCATCAAGGGTCTTGAGGCGCGCTACGGCGACACGCTGCGCGATCAGGTCCGCACGCTGCTGACGCTGGTCGAACCGGCCTGCGGCGGCGACACCGAAGCGCGCGGCCGGCTCTACGCCATCGTCCACGACATGCGCGGCCTTGCCGGCACCTTCGGCCATCCGATGGTCGGCCGCTTCGCCAATTCGCTGTGCAGCTATGTCGAAAGCGCCGGCATGGACGCCTGGCGCGACGACACCGTTTTCCGCTTCCACATCGATGCGATCCGCGAGGCGCTGGACAGCCCCGGCGCCGATCCGGCGATCACGCTTGAAACGCTCAATGCGTTGCAAAAACTGATTGCGGCCAGTGCGGCGGAGCGGAGGCGGATGGGATGATTCCCAGGCCGACCAGCGCCGATCCGGAATTCTTCCGCAAGCTGAAGGTGCTTGTGGTGGATGACAGTGCCGAAATGCGCCGGCTGCTGGCGGCGCCGCTCGAGTCGATGGGCGTGGAGCAGGTCGTCGAGGCGCGCGACGGCTTGAAGGGTCTCGACGCCTTCATCGAACACAAGCCGGACATCATCATCACCGACGGCGCGATGCAGCCGATGGACGGCTACGAGATGACGCAGCGCGTGCGCGCCGCCGGCGCCGCCGACGGCGCCAACCCCGATGTGCCGATCCTGATGATCTCGGGCCATATCGAGCGCGAAAATGTCGTCCATGCGCGCGACCAGGGCGTCACCGACTATCTCCCCAAGCCTCTCTCCGCCTCGGTTCTCTACGAGGCCATCGTCGCCGCCGTCTCGAAGCCGATCCATTTCGTCGAAACGCCGGGCTATCGCGGCCCCTCGCCGAAGCGCCACCTCGCCGCGCGCGGCATCGACGACACGGCGCGCTGAAGCCTCAGTTCACCTCGGCGAGAAACCGCGCGAGCAGCGGATTGACGACATCCGGCGCCTGCCAGAACGGCATATGCGCCAGCCCCTCCAGAATATGCACCTTCCCGTCCCAGAGATTGCGGTAGCTGATGCTTGTCAGGAACGCATTGTTGACGAACGGCTCCAGCGCGCCCGACACGACCGCCAGCGGCAGCGGCGATGTCGCCGCGATCTCGCGCCCGTCCATGTCGAGCCCGGCGGCCACCGATTGCAGCATCAGCGGCCGGAAGCGTCCGTCGGCGCGCGCGCATCCCTCCACCATCCACGGCTCCAGCGCAACGCCGGCGCCGATCGTTTCCTGCGCATAGATCGCCGCCTGTTCGGCCGTGAAACTTTCGGCGAAGGTCAGCGCCATGTGTTCGGACGGCAGAAACGCCTCGCCCATGTCGGCGCCGCCGGCTGGCGGCGTGCCGGTGATCCAGGCCGCGACCGTCCCCGGCCAGCGCCCCATCATTTCAAGCGCCGCATGGCCGCCCAGCGACCAGCCGACGGCGGTTGCGCGTTCGATGCCGAGCCCCTCGAGCAGCGCCATCGACGCATCGGCAAAGCCGTGGATCGAATAAGTCTTCTCCGGCTCCGGCGCGTCGGAACTTGCCCCGTGCCCCGGCAGGTCGAAGGCGATGCAGCGGAAATCGCGGCCGATCCCGCTTTCGAGTTGACGGCCGAAAATCTCCTTGCAGGAGGAATTTCCGTGGATGAACAGCACCGCGGGGCCCGCGCCGCCGCTGTCCAGATAGCTGAGCCGGCCATGCGCCGTCTCGACCGTTCCGTTCTTCATCGCCCTGATCCCCGTGAGTTTTATTGTAATTTCAATGGCTTGGCGCCCACGCCGCTCTTCGGTTCATTTCCCCAAAAAATGACAGAGGCGTCATTATTTTTTGCATCCATTAACCCCTGACCCTATATTGGTATTCAACGGGAGCCGTCGGAGCGAAGCGCCGGAGGCCGGCATTCCCCATCAGGGTAGGAGCAGAGATGACAAAGATCACGACGAATATCACGGTCGACGCAGCCTATGAGGCGGTCGCGCCGGACGACTTCCCGGCAATGATGGAAGTCGAGCGCTACGGCAAGCGCTCCACCGCCTTCGACAAGATCATCTCCGCCACCCACGATCACTTCTGGGATCCGATGGACAAGAAGTACATCGACTTCTCCGCCCCCTTCGACATGGAGAACGAGTACCTCATCGACCCCCAGCAGAACACCGACCTCAAGACGGCGGTGAAGGACAAGCTCGACGAGAAGCAGAAGATCAAACTCGTCAACATGGATGTGCAGTGGGGCCTCTCCTCCATCCTGCACGGCGAAGCGGGCGCGCTGGCGCTGTCGGCGAGCCTCTGCCACATCCTCAAGGATCCGGGCGCGCAGGAATACGCCGCCAACCAGACGCGCGAGGAAGCGCGCCACGTCGCCGGCTTCTCCAACTACATCAAGGCCCGCTGGGGCAAGCCCGTGCCCGTCGGCCCGGCGCTCGGCGACATCCTGACCGAACTCGTCAACACGCCGCTGGTCTGGAAGAAGCTCGTCGGCATGCAGATGCTGGTCGAGGGTCTCGCCATGGGCGCCTTCGCCTCTTTCTACAAATGGGGCCGCGATCCGCTGATGGTGAAGCTGATGCAGCTCACGATGACGGACGAGGCCTTCCACCACAAATTCGGCAAGATCTGGGCCGACCGCACCATCCCGAACCTCGACGAAGAACAGCGCAACGCGATCGAGGACTGGGCCTGGGACGTCTTCCAGGTGCTGCTCTACAACCTCGGCAGCCCCGAGCAGAAGAAGCATATCTATGCCGCCGTCGGCCTCGACTGGGAATGGGTGCAGGGCGCGTTCATGGAAGCACTGACAGACGTGCATATCCGCGAAAGCATGCAGGAATCGTCCAACATTTTCCGTGTGCTGATCAAGACGCTGCTGAAGGCCGGCATCATCACCGACCGCACGGCCATGAACTACGCCGCCTTCATCGACATGAAGGAACTCTATGGCGAGGGCGACCGCATGATCGGCGACGACATCGCCGAGGAAGGCATCAAGCTTCTGCGCCAGCTCAACGGCCAGGGCGGCGGCGCCTATTCGCTGGACCGCATGTCGGCCGCCGAATAAAGCGGACGCAAAATCGAAACGGAAAGGGCGGCAACTCCGGTTGCCGCCTTTTTCATGTCCGCCGCATCAACCCCTCAATAATCCGGTCGAGCCCGGCCGTATAGTCGGCGCGCGCCGACTCCGGATCGTTGGCCGCCGCGATCCCGAGCGCCGCCTGCTGCAATGCGCCCGACAGCAAGGCATTCATCGAACGCATCTCGCCGGCCGCGATGAAACCCTCGTCCACAAGATGCTGCAACGCGTGGTCGAGAAACAGCGTCGACAGCGGCGCCTGCAGCGCCTGCCAGTCGGCAAGCCCCAGCACCGCCGGTCCCTCGATCAGAAACAGCCGCCGCACTTCCGCGTCGGTATAGATGCCCAAGAGCACCCGGCACCCGACCTGCAGATCCTCGCGGTCATGCGCGATCCGCGCCATCGTCTCTTCAAAGAGCCGCTGTCCGATTTCCGGCAGCATCTCCTCCAGCATCGCCCGGAAGAGATCGCGCTTGTCGGCGAACTGATGATAAAGCGCGCCCCGCGTCACGCCCGCTTCGCGCACGATGTCCTCGGTGCCGGTCTCGGCATAACCCCGCTCGGCAAAGAGCCGCCGCGCCGCCTTCAGCAGCTTGTCGCGGTTCTTCGAGGGCCGTTTGGCGGGGGATTCGCGCGTCATTTCCTCTTTCATACAGCTTGTATGGAAACTCGTTTCGGATTATACAACCTGTATCTCATACACCGTGTATGAAAAATTCGGGGGCGAAACAAAATGACCGACACCACGATTCCGGGCACCGCCGCGCCCCGTCCGGCCGGCAAGCGCATCCCCTGGTGGCTTTTCGCCGCCGTCCTCGGCGTCGCCGCCGCCATCGCAGCAGGCAGCCTCGCCTTCTGGGGCACGGGCAGCGAAGGCCTCGTCCACATCACGCGCTACACGGCGCGCTTCGCCTTCCTGATCTTCATCGTGGTCTTTGCGACCGGCGCACTGGCGCAGCTTTTCCCGTCCGCCACGACGCGCTGGCTGAAGCGCAACCGCCGCTATCTCGGTCTGTCCTTCGCGCTGGCTCATTTCATCCATCTGGGCGCGCTGACCTCGTTCTTCATCGCCATCGGCGAAGCGCCGGACATCGTCACCATCATCGGCGGCGGCGGCGCCTATGTGTTGATCGCGGCAATGGCGCTGACCTCCAACGACTGGTCGGTGAGAACGCTCGGCCCGAAAATCTGGCGCCGCCTGCATCTCGTCGGCATCGCCTATGTCTGGCTGATTTTCATGAATTCCTATATCGGCCGCCTGACGAGCGAGACGCCGCCCGAGCCCAAGGTAATCTTCGCCATTACCGCCGGCCTCGGATTTCTGGTGCTGGGCTTGCGCGTCACCGCCTGGATCGCCCGCCGCCGCGCCCGATCACAAGCTGTTGTTCGTTGACGCAGCGTCGCCTGTGTTATTCTGCATACCGGCAGGGCCTGATGCCCCCGGAGACGCAGAATGCATGCGACGAATGCCAGGGGCTGGCGGACGGCCCCCGCGATCGGCCTTGGCTTCCTGATGCTGCTGCTCTCCGGCACGGCGCAGGCAAACATATACGGTGTCGACGATCGCCGGGACATCCGCCCCGATGACGGTCTCAGCGGCGTCGGCGTCATTGTCTGCGAAGGCACGACCCGCCGGCCGACCGGCGTGCTCATCGCCTCGCCCTTCCTGCCGCCCGAGCGCGACTACGACGTCATCACCTCGGCCGCGCATGTCTTCATCGGCCCGCGCGGCCGCCTGACCGATTGCGAGTTCCGGCCGCAATCCAAGACCGGGCCGGGCGCGCGCATCCTCTACATCGAAAGCGGCAGCCACACCCCCTATCGCGATCGCGACTGGCACAACGACTGGGCCGTCGCCGTCCTCGACCGCCGCCTCCCCGACGAACTCGACCGGATCGAACCGCGCGTGATCGACGAGGACACCGCCGTCGCACTTCGCGAATCCGGCTCCCGCTTCATCCTCGCCGGCCACAATGGCGAGCGCGGTCCCTTGCAGATGTCCGAAAATTGCGGGCCCGCGCGCAAGCTGAGCTCCCATCTCAACCGCTTCGATCCCCGCGTCGTCAATCACGATTGCGACATGATGCCGGGTTGGTCGGGCGGCCCGCTGATTTTGCAGGAGAACGGCATCAACTACATGATCGCGGTCAACTCGCAGGCCTCCAACGCGATCACCCACTCGTCCGGCCGGGCCTATAGCGGCAGCCTCAACCCCAATGTCGCAATCCGCGTCGACGACCAGTTCAAACGCGCCATCGACCGCCTGCTGCGCGCCGGCACGACCGGCGTCACCGCCAAATGCCTCGTCGCGAGCAAGGATGAGTTGCCGGCCCTTCCCTGCTGACCGTGAAGCTAACCCTGCGGCACCGCGACGCCGGATGACCGGCCGCCATTTCCTCCCTATATTGTCGGCAAAAGAATTGGCCCCGCCCGGCCGCCGCGCCGGGGGGCCGCCAGAACAAGCTTTCCGGGAGGGAAAACATGCCTTGGAATTTCGGCGACATTCTCGACGCCATATCGCCCGTGCTGCCGGCCGACGCGCCGGCCTTCATTCACGGGACACGCCGCATCACCTGGGGCGAAACGACGAAACGCACCAACAATCTCGGCCGCGCCATGATCGAACGCGGCGCAAAGCCCGGCGACAAGCTGGCCTTCTACATGCGCAACCGGCCGGAATATATCGAACTGCTCGCCGCCGGCTTCAAATCGCGCCTGACCCATGTCAACGTCAACTATCGCTACAAGCCCGACGAAGTCTTCTACATCTTCGACAATTCGGACGCGCAAACCGTCGTCTATGGCAGCGAGTTTCGCGGCATCATCGAGGAAATCCGTCCGCGGCTCACAAAGGTCGGAACGTTCATCGAGGTCAATGACGGCGGCGACATCGCGCCCTTCGCCGAACGTTACGAAACGCTGGCGAACGCCGGCGACGGCGCGCCGCTCGGCATCGAGCGTTCACCCGACGACATGCTCTTCATCTATACCGGCGGCACCACCGGCATGCCGAAAGGCGTGATGTGGCGTCACGACGATCTGCGCGAGGTGCAGCTCGCGGCGCTGCGCCGCCTCGGCCCCGTGCCGGAATCGCTTCCCGCCCTGATCGAGGCGATCAAGGAAGTCGGCCCCGCCGGCCCGATGATCCCGGCCTGCCCGCTGATGCACGGCACCGGCCTCCTGACCGCGCTTGGCAACATGGTCTCGGGCGGCTGCGTCGTCACGCTCGACAACCAGTCGCTCGACCCGCACGAATTATGGGCGGCAGTCGACCGCAACAAGGTCCAGCAGGTCGCCATCGTCGGCGACGCCTTTGCCAAGCCCATGCTGCGCGCGCTTGAGGAAGAGCCGGGAAAATACGACCTGTCGTCCATCGTCACCATCATCTCGTCCGGCGTCATGTGGTCGACGGAGGTGAAACGCGGACTGCTGAAATACATGCCGAACGCGATCATGACCGACAGCTTCGGTGCCTCCGAAGCCGTCGGCCTCGGTTCGTCGCTGATGACCAAGGACGGTGAGATCGCCACCGCGAAATTCCAGATCGGCGAACGCTGCAAGGTCTTCGACGAAAACGACGAGCCGATCGAGCCGGGTTCCGGCAAACCGGGTTTCATCGCGCTCGGCGCGCCGATCCCGGTCGGCTACTACAAGGACCCCGAAAAAAGCGCCCGCACCTTCAAGACCGTTCGCGGCGAGCGCTACGCGATCCCCGGCGACTGGTGCACCGTCGAAGCCGACGGCACGCTGACGCTGCTCGGCCGCGGCTCGGCCTGCATCAACACCGCCGGCGAAAAGGTCTATCCGGAAGAAGTCGAGGAAGCGCTGAAAACGCATCCCTCTGTCGAGGATGCGCTGGTCGTCGGCCTGCCCGACGAAAAATGGGGCCAGTCGGTCACCGGCGTCGTCAAGCTCAACAATGGCGCGGCCTTCGACGAGGAAGCGTTGCGCGGCCATGTCCGCAACATGCTTGCCGGCTACAAGACGCCCAAGCGCATCCTGATCGGCACGGTTCCCTTCCGCGCGCCGAACGGCAAGGCCGACTACAAGACCGTCACCGAGTTTGCCAAGCGCGAACTCGGCGCCGCCTGAATACGAAAACGGAGAAGCGCGATGACGCCGGATGAATTTGCAAACCTGCTCGCGCGCTTCTCCGCCGCCGCCACGGCCGGCGACGGCAAGACCTTCGCCGCCTGCTTCACCGAGGATGGCGTCTACCACGACTACATCTATGGCGATCACAAGGGCCGCGACGAAATCGCCCACATGCTGGAAGAGCTCTTCCACCGCGACGCGCGCGATTATGACTGGCGGATGATCGATCCCGTCTGCAACGGCAATCTGGGTTATGCCTGGTCGCTGTCGAAATTCGTTTCGACGCTCCCGCAATATGAAGGCAATCAGGTCGTGATCGACGGCATGAGCCGCTTCGAGCTCCGCGACGGCCTGATCGCCGACTACCGCGAAAGCGTCAATGGCGGCGTCGCGATGGCGCAACTCGGCGTCGAGGAGCCGCGGCTTGCCGGCGTGTTGCGCAAATGGGCCCGGCAGTTGCGCGAGCGCCCCGAAGTCGCCCGCTACCTGAAATCCTGAACGCCCGCATTT contains these protein-coding regions:
- a CDS encoding nuclear transport factor 2 family protein; its protein translation is MTPDEFANLLARFSAAATAGDGKTFAACFTEDGVYHDYIYGDHKGRDEIAHMLEELFHRDARDYDWRMIDPVCNGNLGYAWSLSKFVSTLPQYEGNQVVIDGMSRFELRDGLIADYRESVNGGVAMAQLGVEEPRLAGVLRKWARQLRERPEVARYLKS
- a CDS encoding acyl-CoA synthetase codes for the protein MPWNFGDILDAISPVLPADAPAFIHGTRRITWGETTKRTNNLGRAMIERGAKPGDKLAFYMRNRPEYIELLAAGFKSRLTHVNVNYRYKPDEVFYIFDNSDAQTVVYGSEFRGIIEEIRPRLTKVGTFIEVNDGGDIAPFAERYETLANAGDGAPLGIERSPDDMLFIYTGGTTGMPKGVMWRHDDLREVQLAALRRLGPVPESLPALIEAIKEVGPAGPMIPACPLMHGTGLLTALGNMVSGGCVVTLDNQSLDPHELWAAVDRNKVQQVAIVGDAFAKPMLRALEEEPGKYDLSSIVTIISSGVMWSTEVKRGLLKYMPNAIMTDSFGASEAVGLGSSLMTKDGEIATAKFQIGERCKVFDENDEPIEPGSGKPGFIALGAPIPVGYYKDPEKSARTFKTVRGERYAIPGDWCTVEADGTLTLLGRGSACINTAGEKVYPEEVEEALKTHPSVEDALVVGLPDEKWGQSVTGVVKLNNGAAFDEEALRGHVRNMLAGYKTPKRILIGTVPFRAPNGKADYKTVTEFAKRELGAA